CGCCGCAAACGTAAGCGCCGGCGCCCATCCGAAGCTCGATGTCGAACGTATGGTTCGAGCCTTTGATGTTGGTGCCAAGCCAGCCGGCAGTGCGTGCCAGCCGCAGCGCCTCGTTGAATGTCTTGGCCGCATGCGGATATTCCGAACGGCAATAGACATAACCCTTCGTCGCACCGATCGCGACGGCGCAGATCACCATGCCTTCGATCAGCATGAACGGATCGTCTTCCATCACCATGCGATCGGCAAAAGTCCCGCTATCGCCCTCGTCCGCATTGCAGACGACGTATTTGCGGGCGCCGGCGCAATCCGCGACGGTTTTCCATTTGATGCCGGTTGGGAAGCCGGCGCCGCCGCGGCCGCGCAGGCCCGATTGCGTGACTTCGGCGATGATGGCAGCCGGACCGATCTCTATGGCACGCGTAAGCCCACGCCATCCGGCATGGGCTTCATAATCTTCGAGCGACAGAGGATCGGTGATGCCGCAGCGGGCGAAAGTGAGGCGCGTCTGCTTGGCAAGGAAAGGATGCTCCTCCGGCTTGCCGATTCGCAGCGCATGTGCGCCGCCATTCAGAAAATCGGCATCGAAGAGCGAGGCGACGTCGGAAACGCTCACAGGCCCGTAGGCGATGCGGCCGGCCGATGTTTCGACCTCGATCATCGGCTCGAGGAAGAACATGCCGCGTGAGCCATTGCGGACGATCGTGACGGCCGCACCGCGCGCGCTGGCGAGTTCGGTGATCTTGCGTGCCACGCGGTCGGCACCGAGCGCGAGAGCGACAACATCCTTGGGGACGAAAACGCGCGTCATGGTGCACGGACCTCATCGATCGCTTCGGCGAGTTTTTCTTTGTCGAATCGGCCGATCGGCAGATCGTCGAGAAGGGCGGAGGGGCCGGTGGCGCAGAGGCCGAGACAATAGACCGGCTCGACGCTGATCTCCCCGTCCTGTGTCGTTTCGTGCCAGCTAACGCCGAGTTCGGCCAGCGCGGCGCGCGCGATGGCTTCGCTGCCGAGGCTCTGGCAGGCCTCCGCGCGGCAGATCTTCAGGATATGGCGTCCGCAGGGTTCCCGCCGGAAGTCATGGTAGAAGGTTAGGACGCCATGGACCTCGGCGCGCGAAAGGTTCAGCGCTTCGGCGATCAGCGGCACCGCCATATCGCTGACGAAGCCGAGCTCTTCGTTGAGGGCATGGAGAATCGGCAATAACGGCCCTTCCAGGCCGAGATGTTCGGCGATGATTTGTCGGGCGCGGCCCTCGTCAAAGACAGGCGTCTCAGGCATGTTTCCACCAACACCTTGAATGAGCTGCGCGAATTCTCGCCTCGCGCGTTTTTATCCGGACATGCGGCGTCGACTATTGGAAGTCGATTGATCGCGCGCGCCCCTGAGATTGGGTTCCCCGGGCATCTGGCATACGAGCCATATGACAAAAAAGATTAAACTTCCTCGCCTTTAGATCAATAAAGCCGTTCCGTAGCTTTATTTGTTTTTTCTATTAATGGCGCTCAATCTATAGGAGTTTGCATTGCACAAATGCTTTTCGCTTCCGCGAAAAGCGCTGCCGCAAGCGGTGCCATTGGTTCACGAAAAGGCACGACAAGGCCGATTTGATGGACGACTTCCGGTTCGATGATCGGAATCGATCTGATGGGCTCGATGAGGCCGAGCGTTTCCACCAGTTTTTCTGCCATGATGCTGGCCCAACGCCCTGTACGGACATGCGCAAAAAGCGCGATGACTGAATTCGATTCGAGTGTCGGAGCCGCCTCGGTGCCGGTGCTTTTCAGCAAATGATCGATGATCCGGCGGTTCTGCATATCCGGCGTGAGAAGGCAGAGCGGGATGCGGCCGACTTCCGCCCAGGTCACACTATCGTGTTCGGCAAAAGGCGCGTCGGCAAAAGTCACGAGTCTATATCGTTCGATATAGAGTGGCAGACTGCGCACATTGCCGAGGGGTTCATTGTCGAGATAGCTGATGCCGGCATCGATCTCGAGATTGTCTAGCGCGGAGAGAATTTCGACCGACGTCATCGATAAGACGCTGAAGCGCACGCTCGGATGCTTGGCGCGAAACGGCGTCGTCAATGAAGCGACCATCGAAAGCGCGGTCGGAATCGCTGCGATTCGCAAATGGCCAACGAGACCGCTCTTCAAGATGCGAACATCCTGGCGCATCGCACGTGCATCGCCGACGATTCGTTTTGCCCATTCGAGGACACGCTCGCCTTCCGCCGTCAGCCCATGAAAGCGCGAGCTGCGGTTGACGAGCAACACGCCTAACGAGTCTTCCAATTGCTTGATCGCGGCGGACAGGGTCGGCTGCGTCACACCGCATGTCTCGGCGGCGCGGCTAAAACTGTGCTCGCGCGCAACAGCGATGAAGAATTCCAGTTTGTCGATCACGGGACGTCAAAACGGGCAAGCATTATTCATCCTCTTCACAGTTGATTCCCTTTATGGGTTCGTCGATGCCAATTGCGAGGCTTGCGCTTTTGGCCTCGCTGCGCAAGCAGGAAGATAGGAGGAGGGAAGATCTCGGCGGGACGATCCCAACCCGCGGCGCGACACGGATAGGCGACGCTTCAGGCGTTCCGCGCGGCCAGCGCTGCGGCATGATTTTGCGCCGCAAGCGACCCGATAGAAGGGAAATAAGGTCAGCCCCGGCTTTGTACCAGTGCCGAAACGCGCATTTCGTGTCAGGTGCCTTTTCAGTTTATTATATCAGGTGTGCGCGACCGCCGCGTCGCTCACGCGAGGGCTATCCGGATCGGCACATGATCGGAGGGCTTGTCCTCGCCACGCCGCTCCTTGTCGATCGTCACATCGACCAGCTTGTCGGCGGCGGAAGGCGACAGAAGCAGATGATCGATGCGTATGCCTTTATTGCGCTGCCAGGCGCCGGCTTGATAATCCCAAAACGTATAAAGTCCCGCCGCATCGCTTACAGCCCGTAACGCGTCGGTGAACCCGAGGTTGATGAGGGCGCGAAATTTCTGTCGCGTCTGCGGAAGGAAGAGAGCATCCCCGGCCCACGCAGCGGGATCATAGCAATCACGCGGTTCAGGAATCACATTATAATCGCCAGCGATGATCAGCGGCTCCTCGAAGCCGAGCAGGCGCTCGGCATGCGCTATGAGCCGATCCATCCAGGCCAGCTTATACGAATATTTGTCCGTATCGGGCGGGTTGCCGTTTGGCAGATAAAGACAGGCGACCCTGACGATGCCTGCGTCCGCAGGCACGATCGCTTCAACGTAGCGCGCATGCGTATCGCCGTCGTCGCCGGGCAGGCCCCGCGTCACCTCGATCGGGCTTTTCGACAGAATGGCGACGCCGTTGAAGCCTTTTTGCCCATGAACGGCGGCATTATAGCCGCAGGCCTCGACTTCGGCATAAGGAAAGGCCTCGTCGACGCATTTCAGTTCCTGCAGGCAGAGCACATCGGGGCCAACCTCTTTGAGATAGCGCAGAAGATGCTCGAGTCTCTGGCGGACCGAATTGACGTTCCATGTGGCGATCTGCAAGGCGGCAGTCCTCAAGCAGGTGGGGCGAGCGCGCTTTAGCGCATTGTTCGGCGCATGTCTTATCCGATGTCTCGGAGGCTTGGGCGATCAAGCCCTATCCCAGCGCCGATGCGACCACATCCATTGCTCGGGATGAAGCCTGATCGTGCGCTCGAACTCGGCCTGCAAGGCGGCTGTCGCGGCGATGATATCAGCCTCGCGATCGTCTGTCTGGGGCACCGGGATTTCGACGAGTCGGATGGCGAAACGCACATGCGGCTTGCGGACGATCTCGCCGG
The window above is part of the Methylovirgula sp. HY1 genome. Proteins encoded here:
- a CDS encoding NADH-quinone oxidoreductase subunit NuoF translates to MTRVFVPKDVVALALGADRVARKITELASARGAAVTIVRNGSRGMFFLEPMIEVETSAGRIAYGPVSVSDVASLFDADFLNGGAHALRIGKPEEHPFLAKQTRLTFARCGITDPLSLEDYEAHAGWRGLTRAIEIGPAAIIAEVTQSGLRGRGGAGFPTGIKWKTVADCAGARKYVVCNADEGDSGTFADRMVMEDDPFMLIEGMVICAVAIGATKGYVYCRSEYPHAAKTFNEALRLARTAGWLGTNIKGSNHTFDIELRMGAGAYVCGEETALLESLEGKRGIVRAKPPLPAHKGLFQQPTVVNNVLSFAATPFILAEGAAAYANFGMGRSRGTMPLQIAGNVRYGGLYETAFGLTLGEIVDEIGGGTLSGRPVRAVQCGGPLGAYFPRALFNTPFDYEAFAAADGLIGHGGIVVFDDTVDMADMARFAMEFCAIESCGKCTPCRIGSTRGQETVERVMKGEHVAANLTLLEDLCQTMKFGSLCALGGFAPYPVISALRHFPEDFRPHTAVAAE
- a CDS encoding formate dehydrogenase subunit gamma; translation: MPETPVFDEGRARQIIAEHLGLEGPLLPILHALNEELGFVSDMAVPLIAEALNLSRAEVHGVLTFYHDFRREPCGRHILKICRAEACQSLGSEAIARAALAELGVSWHETTQDGEISVEPVYCLGLCATGPSALLDDLPIGRFDKEKLAEAIDEVRAP
- a CDS encoding LysR family transcriptional regulator, translated to MIDKLEFFIAVAREHSFSRAAETCGVTQPTLSAAIKQLEDSLGVLLVNRSSRFHGLTAEGERVLEWAKRIVGDARAMRQDVRILKSGLVGHLRIAAIPTALSMVASLTTPFRAKHPSVRFSVLSMTSVEILSALDNLEIDAGISYLDNEPLGNVRSLPLYIERYRLVTFADAPFAEHDSVTWAEVGRIPLCLLTPDMQNRRIIDHLLKSTGTEAAPTLESNSVIALFAHVRTGRWASIMAEKLVETLGLIEPIRSIPIIEPEVVHQIGLVVPFREPMAPLAAALFAEAKSICAMQTPID
- the xth gene encoding exodeoxyribonuclease III, which encodes MQIATWNVNSVRQRLEHLLRYLKEVGPDVLCLQELKCVDEAFPYAEVEACGYNAAVHGQKGFNGVAILSKSPIEVTRGLPGDDGDTHARYVEAIVPADAGIVRVACLYLPNGNPPDTDKYSYKLAWMDRLIAHAERLLGFEEPLIIAGDYNVIPEPRDCYDPAAWAGDALFLPQTRQKFRALINLGFTDALRAVSDAAGLYTFWDYQAGAWQRNKGIRIDHLLLSPSAADKLVDVTIDKERRGEDKPSDHVPIRIALA